From one Leptospira stimsonii genomic stretch:
- a CDS encoding STAS domain-containing protein: MEINHRKSGETNIVSLSGSLDIYTSIDLKTFFETNVNKENKNVVVNLEKLNYIDSSGIGMLIKQLNYVQDLNGSFFIANMKPAIEKVFKVAGLTSYFKTISPAEFTSNFP, from the coding sequence ATGGAAATCAATCACAGAAAGTCAGGAGAAACAAACATAGTAAGTCTTTCGGGCAGTCTGGACATATACACATCGATCGATCTCAAAACGTTCTTCGAAACGAACGTAAACAAAGAAAACAAAAACGTAGTCGTAAATCTTGAAAAACTGAATTACATCGATTCTTCCGGAATCGGAATGTTGATCAAACAACTCAATTACGTGCAAGATCTCAACGGATCCTTCTTCATCGCAAACATGAAACCTGCGATCGAAAAAGTCTTCAAAGTCGCGGGACTCACATCTTATTTCAAGACGATCAGTCCGGCGGAATTCACTTCCAACTTCCCTTAA
- a CDS encoding SpoIIE family protein phosphatase has translation MNYYLFFPMIALLANTIFIAFVYARRTGNPIIRSYLIYSTSLNAWLFTYIFTWSYLPESWMTWAFKILSITWLPVGALYLEFVYTFLNRSPGLFLWFFRIGVPVSYLLTLTTDLVVKGSIHYYWGYENEPGPVYHIVILSFVALPAFIGLGILAKSFFSSHKNQRKQIGLAIFGSMVAMCLSFYSEIIQVDEQGRILSVPWTPMAIVIQSFLIFVAITKYGFLRINIEGLAVELFKDIHDGMILVKQDRSLFFMNDSATKILGISNILPSHFYPSDYFRGYQENPNHLSKEYQPIFNPSCKGVELTRSNIELTGNERGYLFILRDITEKIDSREKIEAIYTALSKDLEIAKIAQTSAISTKFPENPRYKFHSHFQPFELVGGDFFRALERTDGKLDIFFADVSGHGISSAMVAGMLSISFQLVSEKNSEPKQALENIQNLLLGAVLNHHISAVYLSFDPNTKILKYSYAGHHPILIFRDGEVISLEGSGRILLVTPETDLSNYSFQLKKGDIVFLHSDCLFEVRNMDGDILGYEEFFERLREIPVQTPEKILKTSIDHSLAFGRGKLTDDLAILILEVF, from the coding sequence ATGAATTATTATCTTTTTTTCCCAATGATTGCTTTGCTTGCGAATACGATTTTTATCGCCTTCGTTTACGCAAGACGCACGGGCAATCCGATCATTCGTTCTTATCTGATTTATTCCACTTCGCTAAACGCCTGGCTTTTCACCTATATTTTTACCTGGTCCTATCTTCCCGAATCGTGGATGACTTGGGCGTTCAAAATTCTTTCCATCACTTGGCTTCCAGTGGGAGCACTTTACTTAGAATTCGTTTATACGTTTCTCAATCGTTCCCCCGGATTGTTTCTTTGGTTTTTTCGCATCGGAGTTCCAGTCTCTTATCTTCTCACGCTTACAACTGATCTAGTTGTGAAAGGAAGTATTCATTATTATTGGGGATACGAAAACGAACCCGGACCCGTTTATCATATAGTAATCCTTTCGTTCGTCGCGCTCCCCGCTTTTATCGGCTTAGGCATTCTCGCGAAATCTTTTTTTTCTTCACATAAAAATCAGAGAAAACAAATCGGACTCGCCATCTTCGGTTCCATGGTCGCGATGTGTCTCAGCTTTTATTCGGAGATCATCCAAGTGGACGAACAAGGCAGAATTCTTTCCGTACCTTGGACTCCAATGGCGATCGTAATTCAGTCTTTTCTAATATTTGTCGCCATCACAAAATACGGTTTTTTAAGAATCAATATCGAAGGTCTGGCCGTAGAACTTTTCAAAGACATTCACGACGGAATGATCTTGGTAAAACAGGACCGCTCTCTTTTTTTCATGAACGATTCTGCGACTAAAATATTAGGAATTTCAAATATTCTTCCCTCCCATTTTTATCCTTCCGATTATTTCCGCGGTTATCAGGAGAATCCCAATCACCTTTCCAAAGAATATCAACCGATCTTCAATCCAAGTTGCAAAGGTGTAGAACTCACGAGATCCAATATCGAATTGACCGGAAACGAAAGAGGTTATCTTTTTATTTTAAGGGACATTACTGAAAAAATAGATTCTCGAGAAAAGATCGAAGCGATTTATACCGCTCTCAGCAAGGATCTCGAAATCGCAAAGATCGCGCAAACATCGGCGATCTCCACTAAGTTTCCGGAAAATCCACGTTATAAATTCCATTCCCATTTTCAGCCGTTCGAATTGGTGGGAGGAGATTTTTTCAGGGCACTGGAACGCACAGATGGGAAATTGGATATTTTTTTTGCGGACGTTTCCGGACATGGGATTTCCTCAGCGATGGTAGCGGGTATGCTTTCGATTTCCTTCCAGCTCGTCTCCGAGAAAAATTCGGAACCGAAACAAGCTCTCGAAAACATCCAGAACTTGCTCCTCGGCGCAGTCCTCAATCATCACATTTCCGCGGTGTATCTTTCTTTCGATCCAAATACAAAAATATTAAAATATTCTTATGCAGGACATCATCCAATCCTGATTTTTCGGGATGGAGAAGTTATTTCGTTAGAAGGTTCCGGAAGAATTCTACTGGTCACTCCGGAAACGGACTTATCAAATTATTCCTTTCAATTAAAGAAGGGAGACATCGTTTTCCTGCATTCCGATTGCCTTTTTGAAGTAAGGAATATGGACGGTGATATTCTTGGATACGAGGAATTTTTCGAAAGACTCCGAGAAATCCCGGTCCAAACTCCCGAAAAAATTCTTAAGACGTCCATAGATCATTCTTTGGCTTTCGGTCGCGGAAAACTTACCGACGATCTCGCGATCCTGATTCTGGAGGTTTTTTGA
- a CDS encoding OmpP1/FadL family transporter, which translates to MVSKFGNRRSRFFLPGIFFILTLFGDSAIWAVDGLTRNAINARYEALAGTNTALGGSPVDVALNPANLSLTKGKKIEFGLGNSTIYNRYQDQFLDSNPSYVYNNDKKSQVNAPAPYIALKLPVTDSIDYGVALYIPGGAIGGVDKITRNTPNGQSLNDWAGINIPGPIGDSKQIKESNSNQFAVVKLVNGLSFKIGNLSLGASIEAIYGTQKLNQKYYDITGTVEIPGQGYYYESSKKAFTIGGVVGANYAVTERFRIAYSYQAHSSIPLNGHYQIGLNNPYYYRRTGVSYNFDLPEKHSFGFSYGPENIKIAVDLIYTNYGSYLKKANQKLEDPWLPTPFGNLADADAHLNFRNQGGVLVGFEHKLSDSWIYRLGYSYNSLAIKSNGLGGTTGGFFSVYHVFAGGISYLFDKWSLDLGVSYNGPKNHVNGAKGTDWDFSHSIKTGPTSFNNAGYSYGAESTILAVNIGATKSFD; encoded by the coding sequence ATGGTTTCAAAATTTGGCAATAGGAGATCTCGGTTTTTCTTACCGGGTATTTTCTTCATTCTCACCTTGTTTGGAGATTCGGCAATTTGGGCGGTGGACGGTTTGACGCGAAACGCAATCAACGCGAGATACGAAGCACTTGCGGGCACCAATACCGCGTTAGGCGGTTCTCCAGTGGATGTAGCGTTGAATCCCGCAAATCTATCTCTCACGAAAGGTAAAAAGATAGAATTCGGTTTGGGAAATTCTACGATCTACAATCGTTATCAAGATCAATTCTTAGATTCCAATCCGAGTTACGTTTATAATAACGATAAGAAAAGTCAGGTCAACGCACCCGCACCTTATATCGCGCTTAAACTTCCGGTAACGGATAGTATCGATTACGGAGTTGCACTTTACATTCCCGGTGGAGCGATCGGAGGAGTGGATAAGATTACGAGAAACACTCCGAACGGACAATCTCTCAATGATTGGGCCGGAATCAATATTCCGGGTCCGATCGGAGATTCGAAACAAATCAAAGAATCGAACTCAAATCAGTTTGCAGTTGTAAAACTCGTGAACGGTCTTTCTTTTAAGATCGGAAATTTATCTCTCGGGGCGAGTATAGAGGCCATCTACGGAACACAAAAACTGAATCAAAAATACTATGACATCACAGGAACGGTTGAAATTCCCGGACAAGGATATTATTACGAGAGTAGCAAGAAGGCGTTTACGATCGGAGGTGTCGTCGGGGCCAACTATGCAGTCACCGAACGTTTCAGAATCGCCTATTCCTATCAAGCCCATTCTTCCATTCCTTTGAATGGTCATTATCAGATCGGCCTTAACAATCCGTACTATTACAGAAGAACAGGGGTTTCCTATAATTTTGATCTTCCCGAAAAACATTCATTCGGTTTTTCTTATGGACCTGAAAATATCAAGATCGCAGTGGATTTAATCTACACGAACTACGGTTCGTATCTCAAAAAGGCAAATCAGAAACTCGAAGACCCTTGGCTCCCTACCCCCTTCGGTAATTTAGCGGACGCGGACGCACATCTCAATTTCCGAAATCAAGGCGGGGTTCTGGTCGGATTCGAACATAAACTTTCGGATTCTTGGATCTACAGACTCGGCTATTCTTACAATTCGCTTGCGATCAAAAGTAACGGCTTGGGCGGAACCACCGGAGGATTTTTCTCCGTCTATCACGTGTTCGCGGGAGGGATCAGTTATCTCTTCGATAAATGGAGTTTGGATTTGGGAGTCAGTTATAACGGCCCCAAAAATCACGTGAACGGCGCGAAGGGAACCGATTGGGACTTCTCTCATTCGATCAAAACGGGACCAACTTCATTTAACAATGCAGGGTATTCGTACGGAGCGGAATCTACGATTCTTGCAGTCAATATCGGAGCGACGAAATCCTTTGATTAA
- a CDS encoding globin, giving the protein MNPLTKNQAQSLHESFEIINLDKVKFAELIFAFLKFNHPKYENIFTVLKVDDVRTFMGSAREVVTSCSHDFLFPRAIRNFGSECLKICGRPEDILHLEKAWIFGMAEWLGPWHTPEIEETWKEVFNITYLSLSETLQWN; this is encoded by the coding sequence ATGAATCCTTTGACTAAAAACCAAGCTCAGAGTCTCCATGAGTCTTTTGAAATTATCAATTTAGATAAAGTAAAATTTGCGGAACTCATCTTTGCCTTTTTGAAATTCAATCATCCTAAGTACGAAAATATCTTTACCGTCCTCAAGGTGGACGACGTTCGAACCTTCATGGGTTCGGCTAGAGAAGTCGTTACTTCTTGTAGTCACGATTTCTTATTCCCAAGAGCCATTCGAAATTTTGGTTCCGAATGTCTGAAGATCTGCGGTCGTCCGGAGGACATCCTACATCTGGAAAAAGCTTGGATTTTCGGAATGGCGGAGTGGTTGGGGCCTTGGCATACTCCGGAAATCGAAGAGACCTGGAAGGAAGTATTCAATATTACGTATCTTTCACTTTCGGAAACTCTTCAATGGAATTGA
- a CDS encoding DUF1801 domain-containing protein, which produces MKNFESFFTKLTEEEKEIVLILRGIVLDCIPNLKEKISYNVPYYFLNTRICFIWPSSIPLGPKKGVEFGFCQGHLLSDPRNLLFSGERKIVRSISYFSKKEIQTRTLRNFLLEAVILDDQIRPSSKRKR; this is translated from the coding sequence ATGAAGAATTTTGAATCTTTTTTTACAAAACTTACGGAAGAAGAAAAAGAAATCGTTTTGATTCTCAGAGGGATCGTTCTCGATTGTATCCCTAACTTAAAAGAGAAGATTTCATACAACGTTCCCTATTATTTTCTCAATACGAGAATTTGTTTTATCTGGCCTTCTTCCATCCCACTCGGTCCGAAAAAGGGCGTAGAATTCGGTTTTTGCCAAGGACATCTTCTTTCCGATCCTAGAAATTTACTCTTTTCCGGGGAAAGAAAGATCGTGAGATCGATTTCGTATTTTTCTAAAAAGGAAATCCAAACAAGGACTTTGCGAAACTTTCTCTTAGAAGCGGTGATCTTGGATGACCAGATCCGACCTTCTTCCAAAAGGAAACGTTAA
- a CDS encoding LIC10729 family protein: MFFYRFVFFSLCLIFTSTGFLQSEENPKFKKFINFDHQGEEGAPLQTEDFRTYAELSTWAIHNGLQLVRDRSDFAPGAGTGKLQNGLCRMIPEDGLRFYLTADPSRNEPLYVQMDLTQFTYTERPKGLKPRDLRIFVNGVLKSTVVFPGNSSTYSSQFPVRFRVDPGELIEGRLDFLLVPNAGELGRFWGIWDVFYHYHAPESK, translated from the coding sequence ATGTTTTTCTACCGATTCGTATTCTTTTCTCTCTGTTTAATTTTTACCAGTACGGGGTTTCTCCAATCGGAAGAAAATCCGAAATTTAAAAAATTCATCAACTTCGATCATCAGGGAGAAGAGGGCGCACCTCTCCAAACGGAAGATTTTCGAACCTACGCCGAACTTTCCACTTGGGCGATTCACAACGGTCTTCAATTAGTCCGGGATCGCTCGGATTTTGCGCCCGGCGCCGGGACGGGAAAACTCCAGAACGGACTTTGTAGAATGATTCCGGAAGATGGTCTCCGCTTTTATCTCACCGCCGATCCTTCTCGAAACGAACCCCTCTATGTTCAAATGGATCTAACGCAGTTCACATACACGGAGCGCCCGAAAGGTCTCAAACCTCGGGATCTAAGAATTTTTGTGAACGGGGTCTTAAAGTCGACCGTCGTTTTTCCGGGAAATTCCTCCACGTATTCTTCCCAATTTCCCGTTCGTTTCCGGGTGGATCCCGGAGAATTGATAGAAGGACGTTTGGACTTTCTTCTGGTTCCGAATGCGGGTGAACTCGGTCGTTTCTGGGGAATCTGGGACGTTTTTTATCATTACCACGCTCCGGAATCGAAGTAA
- a CDS encoding bifunctional riboflavin kinase/FAD synthetase has product MITIHTLERAGKSIHSPCVVTLGNFDGIHLGHQALLDRVLKVSKESGLSSCVVTYDPNPAIVLGKNPEMKSLMTLNDKEEWIRKQGIDFLIVLPFNAELAEMSAETFLEEILLKELKTKKIVIGYNHCFGKGRRGNYELLKEYAETLNYTVERVDPVYLGEIKLSSSYVRGLIGEGNVREAKNCLNRFYSITGVVVGGHKRGRAIGFPTANVKPDANILLPGVGVYAGYTNVEGKEYPSMINIGRNPTFGENPLTVESNIFDFEKEIYDQTIRITFTDRLRDEVKFSGVENLISQLKKDETEAREILKSQSSKNTIFL; this is encoded by the coding sequence TTGATCACAATCCATACACTTGAAAGAGCGGGAAAATCAATTCATTCTCCTTGCGTAGTCACCTTGGGAAATTTTGACGGGATTCATCTCGGTCACCAGGCGCTCCTCGATCGGGTTCTCAAGGTTTCAAAAGAAAGCGGCCTTTCCTCTTGCGTCGTCACCTACGATCCGAATCCGGCGATCGTCTTAGGAAAAAATCCCGAAATGAAGAGTCTGATGACTCTCAATGACAAAGAAGAATGGATCCGCAAACAAGGGATCGATTTTTTGATCGTCCTCCCTTTCAACGCAGAACTTGCGGAAATGAGCGCGGAAACGTTCTTGGAAGAGATTCTTCTCAAAGAATTAAAGACCAAGAAGATCGTGATCGGATACAACCATTGTTTCGGAAAGGGAAGAAGGGGAAACTACGAACTTTTAAAAGAATATGCAGAAACGCTAAACTACACCGTGGAAAGGGTGGATCCGGTTTATCTGGGAGAAATCAAACTCTCGAGTTCTTACGTGAGAGGACTGATCGGGGAAGGAAACGTGAGAGAAGCGAAAAATTGTCTCAATCGTTTTTATTCTATAACCGGAGTCGTGGTCGGAGGACATAAACGTGGAAGGGCGATCGGATTTCCGACTGCGAACGTAAAGCCGGACGCGAACATTCTTCTTCCCGGAGTAGGCGTCTACGCGGGATATACGAACGTAGAAGGAAAAGAATATCCTTCGATGATCAACATAGGACGCAATCCTACTTTCGGAGAAAATCCTCTCACAGTAGAATCGAATATTTTTGATTTTGAGAAGGAGATCTACGACCAAACGATTCGAATCACGTTTACGGATCGGCTTCGGGACGAGGTCAAGTTTTCGGGAGTGGAAAACTTAATCTCTCAATTGAAGAAAGACGAAACCGAAGCGAGAGAAATTCTAAAGTCCCAGAGTTCTAAAAATACAATCTTTCTCTAA
- a CDS encoding SpoIIE family protein phosphatase, which translates to MNPYVLIPFTALMINGCLFAYVSALKGKSRTVNLYLRFSFLLAIWHIALILYWSFLPGNWPEIIFKISSFSWIFIGCLFFEFAVEFTSASFRFLIYFFRGLSLVSFIIAISTDLVIAGSTRTYWGDVIATGPLYISVSTVVIGVPTLFGSVILIVKSFRSQNSFFKKQSRLVAYGTIVTFVFSFLTTILPRFINPSLTFPPMSGSAAVIQSICIFIAIHKYGFMDLKLEHIALRLYSEIREGVVLLSPKGTLLFSNLSARKMLNLPEGFGMGMKLNLSEYLEGFPSDTYFERKEFMNLKVNAEKNLFSPQEDYFHVPENKYLEVSSSPIPLSGKNGGKVYILRDITEKKESLEKIRKLLYRLDLDLDLARDIQEMITTRDFPDSPDYKIHSHFQPYVKVGGDILNVKKEKDESLHILFGDVSGHGISAAMVAAMTSIAFGAATGRSNLTDQNLLFMHHLLKDTITLHFLSSVYMRYVPSAKRLEYSYGGHHPGLLIRNGECSFIEGSGGILFAIASPKIHRYELDLIKGDRILFYSDGLFEVRNSEGNILGRHQFLDAVKSLVSEDTSSMIRSILSYSSSYGGGEMSDDITIFCLEVF; encoded by the coding sequence ATGAACCCTTATGTTCTGATTCCTTTTACCGCCTTGATGATCAACGGATGTTTGTTTGCGTATGTCAGCGCACTCAAAGGTAAATCAAGAACCGTAAATCTTTACCTTAGATTTTCGTTCCTTTTGGCCATCTGGCATATCGCACTCATTCTTTATTGGTCTTTTTTACCTGGAAACTGGCCTGAAATCATTTTTAAAATTTCCTCTTTTTCTTGGATCTTTATCGGTTGTCTGTTCTTCGAATTCGCTGTGGAATTCACGTCCGCATCGTTTCGGTTTCTGATCTATTTTTTTCGAGGCCTTTCCTTGGTGTCGTTTATCATAGCGATTAGCACCGATTTGGTGATCGCTGGTAGCACGAGAACTTATTGGGGCGACGTAATTGCGACGGGGCCTTTGTATATTTCGGTGAGCACCGTCGTCATCGGCGTTCCGACCTTGTTCGGTTCCGTGATTCTGATCGTTAAAAGTTTTCGTTCCCAAAATTCCTTTTTTAAAAAACAATCCAGACTCGTCGCGTATGGAACGATAGTAACCTTCGTCTTTAGTTTTCTTACCACCATTCTACCGAGATTTATCAATCCATCCCTAACCTTCCCTCCGATGAGCGGGAGCGCCGCGGTAATCCAATCGATCTGCATTTTTATCGCGATCCATAAATACGGATTTATGGATTTGAAGTTGGAGCACATTGCACTCCGACTTTACTCTGAAATCAGAGAAGGTGTGGTCTTACTATCACCGAAGGGAACTCTATTGTTCAGTAATCTCTCCGCGCGAAAGATGTTAAATCTCCCGGAAGGTTTTGGAATGGGAATGAAGTTAAATCTCTCCGAATATCTGGAAGGATTTCCTTCGGATACGTATTTCGAAAGAAAAGAATTCATGAATCTGAAGGTGAACGCCGAAAAAAATCTTTTCAGTCCACAGGAAGATTACTTTCACGTTCCGGAAAACAAATATTTGGAAGTTTCTTCCTCTCCGATCCCCCTTTCCGGAAAAAACGGAGGGAAAGTTTATATTCTAAGAGATATCACAGAGAAAAAAGAATCATTGGAGAAAATTAGAAAACTCTTATATAGATTGGACTTGGATCTTGACCTAGCGAGGGACATTCAGGAAATGATCACAACTCGCGACTTTCCCGATTCCCCGGATTACAAAATTCATTCCCATTTTCAACCTTACGTAAAGGTGGGAGGGGATATTCTAAACGTGAAAAAGGAAAAGGACGAAAGTCTTCATATTCTTTTCGGCGACGTTTCCGGTCACGGTATTTCCGCCGCGATGGTTGCGGCGATGACTTCCATCGCTTTCGGTGCCGCGACAGGAAGAAGCAATCTTACCGATCAGAATCTTTTGTTTATGCATCATCTTTTGAAAGATACGATCACGTTACATTTTCTTTCGTCTGTTTATATGAGATACGTTCCCTCGGCCAAACGATTGGAATACAGTTACGGAGGTCATCACCCCGGTCTTTTGATTCGCAACGGAGAATGTAGTTTTATCGAAGGTTCGGGCGGAATTCTTTTTGCGATCGCCTCTCCGAAAATTCATCGATACGAACTCGATCTGATCAAAGGAGATCGAATCCTATTCTACTCGGACGGTTTATTCGAAGTCAGAAATTCCGAAGGTAATATTTTAGGAAGGCATCAATTTTTAGACGCGGTGAAATCCTTGGTAAGCGAAGACACAAGCTCGATGATTCGATCCATTCTTTCCTATTCCAGTTCTTACGGCGGCGGAGAAATGTCCGACGATATTACAATCTTTTGTCTGGAAGTATTTTAA
- the fliD gene encoding flagellar filament capping protein FliD, with protein MPAFTIPGLSSGQDTNLIVKKLVELEGKPIRRLEQQNSFNKAQVKAWNDLKIVTTDLQNKTRALISFTAPFAMKNIVSEPEGVVSGDASRSASAGKRKIEIKELATFHQVSGDKTDANKQIPAGSFKIFSGDSEKEIEFSGGTIRDLASAIKVSAAGLVNTGLVKVDGDNYVLTLTAGLSGKERKLKFEDANGVLQASGLVGATEPADPPKEINLLPEADQILVFQSEKYGIPADAKPTFKEENGKKWIEVASVGSFQFGIPTSEFKKNTKIELITSTQFAPEDKLELGILYKENDKEKMILETASKQEGKIVLNLKSFPSGMKAHKILFANSSGKTVVLENFHIVVPGEFRGAKPAKEITEAKDAVFLVDGIEVSRPKNEGLTDVLDGVSMNLLKKTEGPVSIDIKTDSDKGLEMIKEFIAAYNTVLKFSKESTAVDKNAQVNDGKEDGGEIGQTFWEGKTKTGLLSGEHTVLRLIAGMKTVASSSYPVTGENPVRMLSDIGISTGNVGSKWADIQDGFLILDEEKLKNKLAENPDAVRNLFAIDTNSDARMDTGVAVDLLEHVKPYTQYAGGLVSGKVKMLEEQVTDNNKKIKEYENHLVSYEKKLKSKFLYMEQGVGKNKAVGAYLNNNLRGARNE; from the coding sequence ATGCCCGCATTTACGATTCCAGGACTTAGCTCCGGTCAAGACACGAATTTGATCGTAAAAAAACTGGTTGAATTGGAAGGAAAACCGATTCGCCGACTTGAGCAACAGAATTCGTTTAACAAAGCTCAAGTAAAAGCGTGGAACGATCTAAAAATCGTAACCACCGACCTCCAGAATAAAACCAGAGCACTCATCTCTTTTACCGCCCCCTTTGCGATGAAGAATATCGTATCCGAACCGGAAGGTGTCGTAAGCGGGGACGCTTCCCGTTCCGCGAGCGCTGGAAAACGTAAAATCGAAATCAAAGAACTCGCAACCTTTCACCAAGTTTCCGGAGACAAAACCGACGCGAACAAACAAATTCCTGCCGGAAGTTTTAAAATCTTTTCGGGAGATTCCGAAAAAGAAATCGAATTCTCCGGAGGAACGATTCGAGATCTTGCGAGCGCTATCAAAGTATCCGCCGCGGGACTTGTGAACACGGGTCTTGTAAAAGTGGACGGAGACAATTACGTTCTCACGTTGACAGCTGGACTTTCCGGTAAAGAACGCAAGCTCAAGTTCGAGGATGCGAATGGAGTTCTTCAAGCTTCCGGTCTCGTAGGCGCAACGGAGCCCGCAGATCCGCCGAAAGAAATCAATCTTCTTCCCGAAGCGGATCAGATTCTCGTGTTTCAATCCGAAAAATACGGAATTCCCGCAGATGCAAAACCTACTTTCAAAGAGGAGAACGGAAAAAAATGGATCGAAGTTGCGAGCGTCGGTTCGTTTCAATTCGGAATTCCGACTTCGGAATTTAAGAAGAATACAAAGATAGAACTCATCACGTCTACCCAGTTCGCACCGGAAGACAAACTAGAATTAGGAATTCTTTATAAAGAAAACGATAAAGAGAAGATGATCTTGGAAACCGCTTCCAAACAGGAAGGAAAGATCGTCCTCAATCTCAAAAGTTTTCCGTCGGGTATGAAAGCTCATAAGATTCTTTTTGCGAACTCGAGCGGAAAGACAGTCGTATTAGAAAATTTTCATATAGTTGTTCCCGGAGAATTCAGAGGAGCAAAACCTGCAAAGGAAATTACCGAAGCAAAAGACGCAGTCTTCCTCGTAGATGGAATCGAAGTCAGTCGTCCGAAAAACGAGGGATTGACGGACGTTCTCGACGGGGTTTCTATGAACCTTCTCAAAAAAACGGAAGGGCCGGTTAGCATCGATATCAAGACGGATTCCGATAAGGGTCTCGAGATGATCAAAGAATTCATAGCCGCTTACAATACGGTTCTGAAGTTTTCAAAAGAATCCACTGCCGTTGATAAGAACGCGCAAGTAAACGACGGAAAAGAGGACGGCGGCGAAATCGGGCAAACCTTCTGGGAAGGAAAAACCAAAACGGGACTTTTATCGGGAGAACATACCGTTCTTCGTCTGATCGCCGGAATGAAAACGGTCGCGAGTTCTTCTTATCCGGTTACGGGTGAGAATCCCGTTCGAATGTTAAGCGACATCGGAATTTCCACGGGAAACGTGGGAAGCAAATGGGCCGATATCCAGGACGGTTTTTTGATTCTCGACGAAGAGAAGTTGAAAAACAAACTCGCCGAAAATCCGGATGCGGTTCGAAATCTCTTTGCGATCGACACAAATTCGGACGCGAGAATGGATACCGGAGTCGCCGTGGATCTTTTAGAACACGTAAAACCTTACACGCAATATGCGGGCGGTCTTGTTTCCGGAAAAGTGAAGATGCTCGAAGAGCAAGTCACTGATAATAATAAGAAGATTAAAGAATACGAAAATCATCTCGTGAGTTACGAGAAAAAACTGAAATCCAAGTTTCTTTATATGGAGCAGGGAGTCGGTAAAAACAAAGCCGTGGGAGCCTATCTGAACAACAACCTCAGAGGCGCCAGAAACGAGTGA
- a CDS encoding MIP/aquaporin family protein, translating to MISPVLGEFLGTFVLILLGNGVVAGVLLEHSKSKDSGWIVITTGWAFAVMLGIFTSNAFGSPDAHLNPAVTLAFAIKSGDYSKLLIYIPAQVAGAFLGAVFNFLHYLPHWKETKDKGKILAVFSTEPAISNTVSNFFSEFLGTFLLILGIVSIFSPTMQGLTTHFGAFLVGILVWSIGLSMGGTTGYAINPARDLGPRLAHFLLPIPGKGSSNWKYAWLPVVAPLSGAAFAGFVLGFF from the coding sequence ATGATATCGCCTGTTTTGGGAGAATTTTTAGGAACTTTCGTCTTGATCCTTTTGGGCAACGGAGTCGTCGCCGGTGTTCTGCTCGAACACAGCAAATCCAAGGACAGCGGTTGGATCGTAATCACGACGGGCTGGGCTTTTGCCGTGATGCTCGGCATTTTTACTTCCAACGCCTTCGGAAGTCCGGACGCACATCTCAATCCTGCGGTGACACTCGCGTTCGCGATCAAGTCCGGAGACTATTCGAAATTACTAATATACATTCCCGCTCAAGTCGCTGGCGCTTTTTTAGGAGCAGTATTCAACTTTTTGCATTATCTTCCTCATTGGAAAGAGACAAAAGATAAAGGAAAGATCCTCGCGGTCTTTTCGACGGAACCTGCGATTTCAAATACCGTTTCCAATTTTTTTAGCGAATTCTTAGGAACCTTTTTACTTATTTTGGGAATCGTTTCCATCTTCTCTCCAACGATGCAAGGATTGACAACCCACTTCGGCGCATTCTTAGTCGGTATCTTAGTCTGGAGTATCGGCCTTTCGATGGGAGGAACAACGGGTTACGCGATCAATCCCGCGAGAGACTTAGGTCCGAGACTCGCACATTTTCTGCTTCCGATTCCGGGAAAAGGATCTTCGAATTGGAAGTATGCTTGGCTTCCCGTTGTCGCACCTTTGAGCGGAGCCGCGTTCGCCGGATTCGTGCTGGGATTTTTTTAA